A portion of the Novosphingobium sp. KA1 genome contains these proteins:
- the hemN gene encoding oxygen-independent coproporphyrinogen III oxidase, producing MWTYHPELLAVPVPRYTSFPTAAEFGEGVGASQLVSALEETKGEVSLYVHIPFCEKICWYCGCNTSVANLSDRVASYLDALHREIALVSELLPKTARIARIAFGGGSPNGISPVAFVRLVDELTLHFAASSPVISIELDPRTLTPEWAEVIASVGISRASMGVQTFAPALQAAIGRVQPAAMIETGTAMLRSAGVGSINFDLMYGLPGQTLADLRDSLERTVALGADRIALFGYAHVPHLIARQRKIDAADLPDAEVRFAMAAFGYLFLVEAGYVPIGFDHFAKPGDAIAQAALSGRLHRNFQGFTEDQAPVLVGLGASAISSFPGLLVQNEKNTGRYRMMLSQDRLSADRGILRGAEDRRRGKVIEDLLCRGRAQIDQDLRREAWPMLAPYFAAGLCEGDGDDLVIAPDGLPYARSIAARFDPYRKDSLRRFSSAV from the coding sequence ATGTGGACCTATCATCCCGAATTGCTGGCCGTTCCCGTGCCGCGCTACACCAGCTTCCCCACCGCTGCGGAGTTCGGCGAGGGCGTGGGGGCATCGCAACTGGTCTCCGCGCTGGAGGAGACGAAGGGCGAAGTCTCGCTCTACGTCCACATCCCCTTCTGCGAGAAGATCTGCTGGTATTGCGGCTGCAACACCAGCGTCGCCAATCTGTCCGACCGGGTGGCGAGCTATCTCGATGCGCTGCACCGCGAGATCGCGCTGGTTTCCGAACTGCTGCCCAAGACCGCGCGGATCGCCCGCATCGCCTTTGGCGGGGGCAGTCCCAACGGGATCTCGCCAGTTGCCTTCGTGCGGCTCGTCGATGAGCTGACTCTGCATTTTGCCGCATCCAGCCCGGTCATCTCGATCGAGCTCGACCCGCGCACGCTGACGCCGGAATGGGCTGAGGTGATCGCCTCTGTCGGCATCAGCCGCGCGAGCATGGGCGTGCAGACCTTTGCGCCCGCACTCCAGGCGGCGATCGGCCGCGTGCAGCCGGCCGCGATGATCGAGACGGGCACGGCGATGCTGCGCAGCGCGGGTGTCGGTTCGATCAACTTCGACCTGATGTACGGGTTGCCCGGCCAGACCCTTGCGGACCTGCGCGATTCGCTCGAACGCACGGTTGCCCTGGGTGCCGATCGTATCGCCCTGTTCGGATATGCCCATGTGCCGCACCTGATCGCGCGCCAGCGCAAGATCGATGCCGCCGACCTGCCCGATGCGGAAGTGCGCTTTGCCATGGCGGCGTTCGGTTACCTCTTCCTGGTCGAGGCGGGGTATGTTCCGATCGGCTTCGATCACTTCGCAAAGCCGGGCGATGCGATCGCACAGGCCGCGCTGTCGGGGCGGCTGCACCGCAATTTCCAGGGCTTCACCGAGGACCAGGCGCCGGTCCTCGTGGGCCTCGGCGCCTCGGCGATCAGCAGCTTCCCCGGGCTTCTGGTGCAGAACGAGAAGAACACCGGGCGCTATCGGATGATGCTGTCGCAGGACCGCCTGAGTGCGGACCGAGGCATTCTGCGCGGCGCCGAGGACCGGCGGCGCGGGAAGGTGATCGAGGATCTGCTGTGCCGTGGCCGCGCCCAAATCGACCAGGACCTGCGGCGTGAGGCCTGGCCCATGCTCGCACCCTATTTTGCCGCCGGCCTTTGCGAAGGGGATGGCGACGATCTGGTGATCGCGCCCGACGGTTTGCCTTATGCACGTTCGATCGCGGCGCGATTCGATCCCTATCGCAAGGAT
- the ccoS gene encoding cbb3-type cytochrome oxidase assembly protein CcoS produces MNIVGVLIPLALAMGLAGLGTFFWAMRSGQFEDLDGAAQRILIEEDSDGEGAT; encoded by the coding sequence ATGAACATTGTCGGGGTCTTGATCCCGCTGGCCCTGGCGATGGGGCTGGCCGGGCTCGGCACGTTCTTCTGGGCGATGCGCAGCGGCCAGTTCGAGGATCTCGACGGTGCCGCCCAGCGCATCCTGATCGAGGAGGACAGCGACGGGGAAGGGGCGACGTGA
- a CDS encoding heavy metal translocating P-type ATPase — MNAPLPRPEPAEPCIDSRFTVPGMRCAGCIGKVERGLALVPGVAAARVNFSAKRVAVSHAPDLTGEAIIAELRKLGFEAERAADNPLARDDAETKRLLRALAVAGFGMMNIMLLSVSVWSGADAPTRALFHWLSALIAVPVIAYAGRPFFASALMALRHRRTNMDVPISIGVVLATVLSLYETATNGPHAYFDGAVMLLFFLLAGRALDAMMRSRARSGIAALLGRMGRGAQIVQPDGSTLYVEAERIVPGMVMLVAAGEALAADGTVLEGRTLVDATMLTGESAPRPAVAGDLVHAGMVNLGNPVRLTVVAAARDTALADIARLMDEAGQSRSRYVRIADRAARLYAPAVHSLAFLSFCGWLLAGAGLHQALLIAVAVLIITCPCALGLAVPAAQVVAAGALMKRGLLIKDGSALERLAEVDEVIFDKTGTLTLGEPRPVDLSGLGEEARRIALALAQESRHPLSRGLARALRQEGVEPAVLDGVEETAGQGMSARFQGRPVALLRPESEVAGLAADLVIAGKAARIAFADPLRPDVQATLAALSGQGLACSIASGDRPESVAAVARELHLFAAAGMRPAGKLALLERRKASGHRPLMVGDGLNDGPALAGAHVSIAPGSASDVSQQAADAVFVGERLMPVALAVRVARRTMAIVRQNFTLAVLYNMLAVPLAICGFVTPLVAALAMSASSLLVVGNSLRLARSAGKEGA; from the coding sequence ATGAACGCGCCGCTGCCCCGTCCCGAGCCCGCCGAGCCATGCATCGACAGCCGCTTCACGGTGCCCGGCATGCGCTGCGCGGGCTGCATCGGCAAAGTCGAGCGCGGGCTTGCGCTGGTGCCGGGGGTAGCTGCGGCGCGGGTCAATTTCTCGGCCAAGCGGGTTGCGGTCAGCCATGCGCCGGACCTGACCGGCGAGGCGATCATCGCCGAACTGCGCAAGCTCGGCTTCGAGGCCGAACGCGCCGCCGACAATCCGCTCGCCCGCGACGATGCGGAAACCAAGCGTCTGCTGCGCGCCCTGGCCGTTGCCGGGTTCGGCATGATGAACATCATGCTGCTCTCGGTCTCGGTCTGGTCGGGCGCGGATGCGCCGACGCGGGCACTGTTCCACTGGCTTTCGGCGCTGATCGCGGTGCCGGTGATCGCTTATGCAGGGCGGCCCTTCTTCGCTTCGGCGCTGATGGCGCTGCGGCACCGGCGCACCAACATGGACGTGCCGATCTCGATCGGGGTGGTCCTGGCGACCGTGCTCAGCCTCTACGAGACGGCGACGAACGGCCCGCATGCCTATTTCGACGGCGCCGTCATGCTGCTGTTCTTCCTGCTCGCGGGCCGCGCGCTCGACGCGATGATGCGCAGCCGGGCCCGCTCGGGGATCGCCGCGCTGCTGGGGCGGATGGGGCGCGGCGCGCAGATCGTCCAGCCCGACGGTTCGACGCTCTATGTCGAGGCGGAGCGCATCGTGCCCGGCATGGTCATGTTGGTGGCGGCGGGCGAGGCGCTGGCGGCCGATGGCACCGTGCTTGAAGGCCGCACGCTGGTCGATGCTACGATGCTGACCGGCGAGAGCGCGCCGAGGCCTGCGGTGGCGGGTGATCTCGTCCATGCGGGCATGGTCAACCTCGGCAATCCGGTGCGGCTGACGGTGGTGGCGGCCGCGCGCGACACCGCGCTGGCCGATATCGCCAGGCTCATGGACGAGGCGGGACAGTCGCGCTCGCGCTACGTGCGCATCGCCGACCGGGCGGCGCGGCTCTACGCCCCGGCGGTCCATAGCCTGGCTTTCCTGTCGTTCTGCGGATGGCTGCTGGCGGGGGCGGGTCTCCACCAGGCGCTGCTCATCGCGGTCGCCGTGCTGATCATCACCTGTCCTTGCGCGCTGGGCCTCGCGGTGCCGGCCGCGCAAGTCGTGGCGGCCGGTGCGCTGATGAAGCGGGGCCTGCTGATCAAGGACGGTTCGGCGCTGGAGCGTCTGGCCGAAGTCGACGAGGTGATCTTCGACAAGACCGGCACCCTGACGCTGGGGGAACCGCGCCCGGTGGACCTGTCGGGGCTGGGCGAGGAGGCGCGGCGGATCGCGCTGGCGCTGGCGCAGGAGAGCCGCCACCCGCTGAGCCGGGGGCTCGCCCGGGCGCTGCGGCAAGAGGGCGTCGAACCGGCGGTGCTTGACGGTGTCGAGGAAACCGCCGGGCAGGGCATGAGCGCGCGTTTCCAGGGCAGGCCGGTGGCGCTGCTCCGGCCGGAAAGCGAAGTCGCCGGGCTGGCCGCGGATCTGGTGATCGCGGGCAAGGCAGCGCGTATCGCTTTTGCCGATCCGCTGCGCCCGGACGTGCAGGCAACGCTGGCGGCGCTTTCCGGGCAGGGGCTGGCCTGTTCGATCGCCTCCGGGGACCGGCCCGAATCGGTCGCGGCGGTGGCGCGTGAACTGCACCTTTTCGCGGCGGCCGGAATGCGGCCCGCGGGCAAACTGGCCTTGCTGGAGCGCCGCAAGGCCTCGGGCCATCGTCCGCTGATGGTCGGCGACGGCCTCAACGACGGTCCGGCGCTGGCCGGTGCCCATGTCTCGATCGCGCCGGGCAGCGCCAGCGACGTCAGCCAGCAGGCAGCCGATGCCGTCTTTGTCGGTGAGCGGCTGATGCCGGTGGCACTGGCGGTGCGGGTCGCGCGGCGGACAATGGCGATTGTACGGCAGAATTTCACGCTGGCGGTGCTATACAATATGCTGGCGGTGCCACTGGCGATCTGCGGTTTCGTCACCCCGCTGGTGGCAGCGCTGGCGATGTCGGCCAGTTCGCTGCTGGTGGTCGGCAATTCGCTGCGGCTCGCCCGCAGTGCCGGGAAGGAGGGCGCATGA
- a CDS encoding FixH family protein, translated as MTPPASPFTGRHMAAILVAGFGVVIAVNFTMAHLALSTFGGEVVENSYVASQDFNRWLDEAAREKALGWTLAARRMGDGHVRAELRGVPAGARLQAQARHPLGRLPDTPLTFGSDGGGRFVSREVLPAGRWTLRFEVEVDGRRWRVEEPVA; from the coding sequence ATGACCCCGCCCGCATCCCCTTTCACCGGCCGGCACATGGCGGCGATCCTTGTTGCCGGGTTCGGCGTGGTGATCGCGGTCAACTTCACCATGGCGCATCTGGCGCTCTCGACTTTCGGCGGCGAGGTGGTGGAGAATTCCTATGTCGCCAGCCAGGACTTCAACCGCTGGCTGGATGAAGCCGCGCGCGAGAAGGCGCTGGGCTGGACGCTGGCGGCCCGGCGCATGGGCGACGGCCATGTGCGGGCCGAACTGCGCGGGGTTCCCGCCGGAGCGCGCCTGCAGGCCCAGGCGCGGCATCCGCTCGGCCGTCTGCCCGATACCCCGCTGACCTTCGGCAGCGACGGCGGCGGGCGTTTCGTGAGCCGGGAAGTGCTGCCTGCCGGGCGCTGGACGCTGCGATTCGAGGTCGAGGTCGATGGCCGCCGCTGGCGCGTCGAGGAACCGGTGGCATGA
- the ccoG gene encoding cytochrome c oxidase accessory protein CcoG: MNRPGPVKPAPVSLYARREPVFNKRIDGRFRRLKWAVMALCLAVYWITPWIRWNRGPYAPDQAVLVDLAHRRFYMFGIEIWPHEFYFVAGLLIMAGIGLFLVTSAVGRAWCGYACPQTVWTDLFQHVDRLIDGDRNARLRLYKAPWTGAKIARRLLKWAIYLVISFATGGAWIFYFADAPTLQHAFWTGSAAPVAYATVGVLTATTFVLGGFMREQVCIYMCPWPRIQTAMLDEKSLTVTYKDWRGEPRASLKKALARPGSCGDCVDCNQCVAVCPTGIDIRQGPQVGCITCGLCIDACDRVMREVGRPRGLIDYATLEDAEREKAGQPPSRHLKLIWRPRTIVYFTVWAGIGLALLFLLGTRVHTGLTVAKDRNPSYILLSDGSVRNAYTLRLRNMEGRPRRMTISIEGLPGARMWSDDMARVAAAPRLVREVPADETRVLRLYVVAPATSAAQEFRFHVQAEAQAREQAAAPAQFDSPGGAS, encoded by the coding sequence ATGAACCGTCCCGGGCCCGTGAAGCCGGCGCCGGTGTCGCTCTACGCCCGGCGCGAGCCGGTGTTCAACAAGCGCATCGACGGCCGGTTCCGGCGGCTCAAGTGGGCGGTCATGGCGCTGTGCCTGGCGGTGTACTGGATCACGCCGTGGATCCGCTGGAACCGCGGGCCCTATGCGCCGGACCAGGCGGTGCTGGTCGATCTTGCCCATCGCCGATTCTACATGTTCGGCATCGAGATCTGGCCGCACGAGTTCTACTTTGTCGCCGGTCTGCTGATCATGGCGGGCATCGGCCTGTTCCTGGTGACTTCGGCGGTGGGCCGGGCGTGGTGCGGCTATGCCTGTCCGCAGACGGTCTGGACCGACCTGTTCCAGCATGTCGACCGGCTGATCGACGGCGATCGCAATGCCCGCCTGCGCCTCTACAAGGCGCCGTGGACCGGGGCCAAGATCGCCCGGCGGCTACTCAAATGGGCGATCTATCTCGTCATCAGCTTCGCCACCGGCGGCGCCTGGATCTTCTACTTCGCCGATGCGCCGACGCTCCAGCACGCGTTCTGGACCGGCAGCGCCGCGCCTGTCGCCTACGCCACCGTCGGTGTGCTGACCGCCACGACATTCGTGCTCGGCGGCTTCATGCGCGAGCAGGTCTGCATCTACATGTGTCCCTGGCCGCGCATCCAGACGGCGATGCTCGACGAGAAAAGCCTGACCGTCACCTACAAGGACTGGCGCGGCGAGCCGCGGGCCAGCCTCAAGAAGGCGCTGGCCCGGCCCGGCAGCTGCGGCGACTGTGTCGACTGCAACCAGTGCGTCGCGGTCTGCCCCACCGGGATCGACATCCGGCAGGGCCCGCAGGTCGGCTGCATCACCTGCGGGCTGTGCATCGATGCCTGTGACCGGGTGATGAGGGAGGTCGGCCGGCCGCGCGGGCTCATCGATTACGCCACGCTGGAAGATGCCGAGCGAGAGAAGGCCGGGCAGCCGCCGAGCCGTCATCTCAAGCTGATCTGGCGCCCGCGCACGATCGTCTACTTCACGGTCTGGGCGGGCATCGGCCTCGCGCTGCTGTTCCTGCTGGGCACCCGCGTGCACACCGGGCTGACTGTCGCCAAGGACCGCAACCCTTCGTACATCCTCCTCAGCGACGGTTCGGTGCGCAATGCCTATACTCTGCGCCTGCGCAACATGGAGGGCCGCCCTCGCCGCATGACGATCTCGATCGAGGGGCTGCCGGGCGCGCGGATGTGGAGCGACGACATGGCGCGCGTGGCTGCCGCACCGCGCCTCGTGCGCGAAGTGCCCGCCGACGAGACGCGCGTGCTGCGCCTCTATGTGGTCGCCCCTGCAACGTCCGCCGCGCAGGAATTCCGCTTCCACGTGCAGGCCGAGGCGCAGGCGCGCGAGCAGGCCGCGGCGCCCGCCCAGTTCGACAGCCCCGGAGGTGCCTCATGA
- the ccoP gene encoding cytochrome-c oxidase, cbb3-type subunit III: MADRKIDEATQTETVGHEWDGIEELNTPLPRWWLWTFYATIVFALGYVIAYPALPGISHASEGLLGWSSRKQLGGELQAAEEARAGMRAQIAATPLEQLPAKPALMRAAVAGGAAAFKVNCVQCHGAGAAGSKGFPNLNDDDWLWGGDLRTIEQTLIHGIRQPGDDQTRMSQMPNFGSDALLTPAQIQDVASYVLVLGRKEHPGASSGRGKDVFATNCAVCHGTDGKGSRQFGAPNLTDAIWLDGSSRDEVVAQISHPHMGVMPAWGTRLDPVTIKMLAAYVHSLGGGEAFAAPEQPQDP, translated from the coding sequence ATGGCTGACAGGAAGATCGACGAAGCCACGCAGACCGAGACTGTCGGCCATGAATGGGACGGGATCGAGGAGCTCAACACGCCGCTGCCGCGCTGGTGGCTATGGACCTTCTACGCGACGATCGTCTTCGCGCTGGGCTACGTGATTGCCTATCCGGCGCTGCCGGGCATCAGCCATGCCAGCGAGGGCCTGCTGGGCTGGTCGAGCCGCAAGCAGCTTGGCGGCGAGTTGCAGGCCGCCGAGGAGGCCCGCGCCGGGATGCGCGCCCAGATCGCCGCGACGCCGCTCGAGCAGCTGCCCGCCAAGCCCGCGCTGATGCGCGCGGCGGTGGCCGGCGGTGCGGCGGCCTTCAAGGTCAATTGCGTGCAGTGCCACGGCGCCGGGGCGGCAGGCTCGAAGGGCTTCCCCAACCTCAACGACGATGACTGGCTCTGGGGCGGCGACCTCAGGACCATCGAGCAGACACTGATCCATGGCATCCGCCAGCCCGGCGACGACCAGACCCGCATGAGCCAGATGCCCAACTTCGGCAGCGATGCCCTGCTGACCCCGGCGCAGATCCAGGATGTCGCCAGCTATGTACTGGTACTGGGGCGCAAGGAGCATCCCGGGGCATCCTCGGGCAGGGGCAAGGACGTGTTCGCGACCAACTGCGCGGTGTGTCACGGCACCGATGGCAAGGGCAGCCGCCAGTTCGGCGCGCCGAACCTGACCGACGCGATCTGGCTCGACGGCAGCAGCCGCGACGAGGTGGTGGCCCAGATTTCACACCCGCACATGGGCGTCATGCCGGCCTGGGGCACCCGCCTCGATCCGGTGACGATCAAGATGCTGGCGGCCTACGTCCACTCGCTGGGCGGCGGCGAGGCCTTTGCCGCGCCTGAGCAGCCGCAAGACCCATGA
- a CDS encoding cbb3-type cytochrome c oxidase subunit 3 — protein MSTHSTYDMLRHLADSWGLVAMGVIFLVLVAWPFRGALRERNEAAARMIFEDENDG, from the coding sequence ATGAGCACGCACTCCACTTACGACATGCTGCGCCATCTCGCCGACAGCTGGGGGCTGGTGGCGATGGGGGTGATCTTCCTCGTGCTGGTCGCCTGGCCCTTCCGCGGGGCCTTGCGCGAGCGCAACGAAGCGGCCGCGCGGATGATCTTCGAGGACGAGAACGATGGCTGA
- the ccoO gene encoding cytochrome-c oxidase, cbb3-type subunit II — protein MTSMTERHKTLEKNVTLLGVCALVAVAIGGIVEIAPLFWIDNTIEKVEGMRPYTPLEQAGRDIYVREGCYVCHSQMIRPFRDETERYGHYSLAAESMYDHPFQWGSKRTGPDLARVGGKYSDGWHVQHLTDPESVVPESVMPKYGFLAKNALEVPDIAANLTALRHVGVPYSDKDVAMAAADLKAQADPEADQGDFAARYPKAQVRDFDGDPGRLTEMDALVAYLQVLGTMVDVNGAAAQEELAAEHGR, from the coding sequence ATGACTTCCATGACCGAACGGCACAAGACGCTCGAGAAGAACGTCACCCTGCTCGGCGTTTGTGCGCTGGTCGCCGTCGCCATCGGCGGCATCGTCGAGATCGCCCCGCTGTTCTGGATCGACAACACGATCGAGAAAGTCGAGGGCATGCGGCCCTATACCCCGCTCGAACAGGCGGGCCGCGACATCTATGTGCGCGAGGGCTGCTACGTCTGCCACAGCCAGATGATCCGCCCGTTCCGCGACGAGACCGAACGTTACGGACACTACTCGCTTGCCGCCGAATCGATGTACGATCATCCGTTCCAGTGGGGCTCCAAGCGCACCGGGCCGGACCTTGCCCGTGTTGGCGGCAAGTATTCCGATGGCTGGCATGTCCAGCACCTCACCGATCCCGAATCGGTGGTGCCCGAAAGCGTGATGCCCAAGTACGGCTTCCTTGCGAAGAACGCGCTCGAGGTGCCCGACATTGCGGCCAACCTCACCGCGCTGCGCCATGTCGGCGTGCCCTATAGCGACAAGGACGTCGCCATGGCCGCCGCCGACCTCAAGGCCCAGGCCGACCCGGAAGCCGACCAGGGCGATTTCGCGGCGCGTTATCCCAAGGCCCAGGTCCGCGATTTCGACGGCGATCCCGGGCGTCTCACCGAGATGGATGCGCTGGTCGCCTACCTGCAGGTGCTGGGCACCATGGTCGACGTCAACGGCGCCGCCGCGCAGGAGGAACTCGCCGCGGAGCACGGCCGATGA
- the ccoN gene encoding cytochrome-c oxidase, cbb3-type subunit I produces the protein MTTVLGRAGLWLAVLFLAIMAAAGAADRNFSIHMAIVGLAAFIALCVTVSGADYAGIARGFLKMPDEGRYDDDPIRWGVIATVFWGMAGFAAGLFIALQLTWPVLNLEPWLNFGRVRPLHTSAVIFAFGGNALIATSYYVVQRTCRARLAFPGLARFVFWGYQLFIVLAATGYLLGSTQGKEYAEPEWYVDWWLTIVWVCYLAVFVGTVVKRSEPHIYVANWFYLAFIITVAMLHVVNNLDVPVSLLGSKSYPLFGGVQGALVQWWYGHNAVGFFLTAGFLAMMYYFVPKQAERPIYSYRLSIIHFWSLIFLYIWAGPHHLHYTALPDWAQTLGMVFSIMLWMPSWGGMINGLMTLNGAWDKVRTDPIIRMMVMALAFYGMSTFEGPMMSVKSVNSLSHYTDWTIGHVHSGALGWNGMITFGALYYLVPRLWGRERLYSLRMVNWHFWLATVGIVFYAASMWVAGITQGLMWREYGADGYLVNSFADSVAALHPMYMLRAFGGLLYLSGAVVMVVNVWATILGKLREEAPMRDAAFDPARDRPIVHVPAAAE, from the coding sequence ATGACAACGGTACTGGGGAGGGCAGGCCTTTGGCTTGCCGTGCTGTTTCTTGCCATAATGGCTGCTGCAGGGGCGGCGGACCGCAATTTCTCTATTCACATGGCAATTGTTGGCTTGGCGGCTTTTATTGCCCTGTGTGTCACGGTGAGCGGGGCGGACTACGCCGGAATCGCGCGTGGCTTCCTCAAGATGCCGGACGAGGGCCGTTATGACGACGACCCGATTCGCTGGGGCGTGATCGCCACGGTGTTCTGGGGCATGGCCGGCTTTGCCGCGGGACTGTTCATCGCGCTCCAGCTGACCTGGCCGGTGCTGAACCTCGAACCCTGGCTCAACTTCGGGCGGGTGCGCCCGCTGCATACGTCGGCGGTGATCTTCGCCTTCGGCGGCAATGCCCTGATCGCGACCAGCTATTACGTGGTGCAGCGGACCTGCCGTGCCCGGCTTGCCTTTCCAGGGCTCGCCCGTTTCGTGTTCTGGGGCTACCAGCTGTTCATCGTGCTGGCCGCTACCGGCTATCTGCTCGGCAGCACCCAGGGCAAGGAATATGCCGAGCCCGAATGGTATGTCGACTGGTGGCTGACGATCGTGTGGGTCTGCTATCTCGCGGTCTTTGTCGGCACCGTGGTCAAGCGCAGCGAGCCGCATATCTACGTGGCCAACTGGTTCTACCTCGCCTTCATCATCACCGTTGCCATGCTGCACGTCGTCAACAACCTCGACGTGCCGGTCAGCCTGCTGGGATCGAAGAGCTATCCGCTGTTCGGCGGCGTGCAGGGCGCGCTGGTGCAGTGGTGGTACGGGCACAATGCCGTGGGCTTTTTCCTCACCGCCGGCTTCCTGGCGATGATGTACTACTTTGTGCCCAAGCAGGCCGAGCGTCCGATCTATTCCTACCGGCTCTCGATCATCCACTTCTGGTCGCTGATCTTCCTCTACATCTGGGCGGGTCCGCACCATCTCCACTACACCGCGCTGCCCGACTGGGCGCAGACGCTGGGCATGGTCTTCTCGATCATGCTGTGGATGCCGAGCTGGGGCGGCATGATCAACGGGCTGATGACGCTCAACGGCGCCTGGGACAAGGTGCGTACCGATCCGATCATCCGCATGATGGTGATGGCGCTCGCGTTCTACGGCATGAGCACGTTCGAGGGCCCGATGATGAGCGTGAAGAGCGTCAACTCGCTCTCGCACTATACTGACTGGACGATCGGCCATGTCCATTCCGGCGCGCTGGGCTGGAACGGGATGATCACCTTCGGGGCGCTCTATTACCTGGTGCCGCGCCTCTGGGGTCGTGAGCGGCTCTATTCGCTGCGCATGGTCAACTGGCACTTCTGGCTCGCGACCGTGGGCATCGTCTTCTACGCCGCCTCGATGTGGGTGGCGGGCATCACCCAGGGCTTGATGTGGCGTGAATACGGCGCGGACGGCTACCTCGTGAACTCCTTCGCGGACAGCGTCGCGGCGCTCCACCCGATGTACATGCTGCGCGCCTTCGGCGGCCTGCTCTACCTCTCGGGCGCGGTGGTCATGGTGGTGAACGTCTGGGCGACGATCCTCGGCAAGCTGCGCGAGGAAGCTCCGATGCGCGATGCCGCCTTCGATCCGGCCAGGGACCGCCCGATCGTCCATGTCCCGGCAGCGGCCGAATAA
- a CDS encoding OmpW family protein gives MRKRTMLAALAVASAITTPALAGSPDGKWQVKVLGSAVLPDGGIDKIKSIDTDTTLGSTLASLDSVGTKANDNVVPTLAVEYFFNKTFSVETICCFTQHHVKGTGDVAGAGLVNHVLILPATVTAKAHLDTGTPFKPYVGAGPAWFFVFDEKPGETAKALGVDKVKMSNKVGFALQGGVDIAINDNGLGLSLDAKKYWVKPTASFYDDGTLALRTRHDLDPWVLSAGVSYRF, from the coding sequence ATGCGTAAACGGACCATGCTCGCAGCGCTCGCTGTCGCCAGCGCGATCACCACTCCGGCGCTCGCCGGCAGCCCCGATGGCAAGTGGCAGGTCAAGGTGCTGGGCAGCGCCGTGCTTCCCGACGGCGGCATCGACAAGATCAAGTCGATCGACACCGACACAACGCTCGGCAGCACGCTGGCATCGCTCGACAGCGTCGGCACCAAGGCCAACGACAATGTCGTGCCCACGCTCGCGGTCGAATACTTCTTCAACAAGACCTTCTCGGTCGAGACGATCTGCTGCTTCACCCAGCATCACGTGAAGGGCACCGGCGACGTTGCCGGCGCCGGTCTCGTCAACCACGTGCTGATCCTGCCCGCCACGGTGACCGCCAAGGCGCACCTCGACACCGGCACCCCGTTCAAGCCCTATGTCGGTGCCGGTCCGGCCTGGTTCTTCGTGTTTGACGAAAAGCCCGGCGAAACCGCCAAGGCGCTGGGCGTCGACAAGGTGAAGATGTCGAACAAGGTCGGCTTTGCACTGCAGGGCGGCGTCGACATCGCGATCAACGACAATGGTCTGGGTCTTTCGCTCGACGCCAAGAAGTACTGGGTCAAGCCGACCGCCTCGTTCTACGACGACGGCACCCTGGCTCTGCGCACGCGCCACGATCTCGATCCCTGGGTACTGAGCGCCGGCGTCAGCTACCGCTTCTGA
- a CDS encoding Crp/Fnr family transcriptional regulator, with protein sequence MSSCDLCVVRNRAICSALDTKELEALNAIGRTRTIAPGESLIWEGEDSVLVANVIDGVLKLSTNTEDGREQIVGVVYPSDFIGRPFGGTTGHGVTALTDAKVCVFSRRDFDAFAREHPALEHKLLERTLGELDRTRRWMLLLGRKSASEKLASFLLEMAERLVGQGCSFDFEMPNQKRVTLPFSRQQIADVLGLTIETVSRQFTRLKNEGIIDLPSRRDVTILDLAALTAEAG encoded by the coding sequence ATGTCCAGTTGTGACCTTTGTGTCGTCCGAAACCGCGCCATCTGTTCGGCCCTCGATACGAAGGAACTCGAAGCCCTGAACGCGATCGGTCGCACGCGGACGATCGCGCCGGGCGAATCGCTGATCTGGGAAGGCGAGGACTCGGTCCTGGTCGCCAACGTCATCGACGGCGTGCTCAAGCTTTCCACCAATACCGAGGACGGCCGTGAGCAGATCGTCGGCGTTGTCTATCCCTCCGACTTCATCGGTCGCCCCTTCGGCGGCACCACCGGCCACGGCGTGACGGCGCTGACCGATGCCAAGGTCTGTGTGTTCTCGCGCCGCGACTTTGACGCCTTTGCCCGTGAGCATCCTGCGCTGGAGCACAAGCTGCTCGAACGCACGCTGGGCGAACTCGATCGCACCCGTCGCTGGATGCTGCTGCTCGGCCGCAAGTCGGCTTCGGAGAAGCTTGCGAGCTTTCTGCTGGAAATGGCGGAACGCCTGGTGGGGCAGGGCTGCTCGTTCGATTTCGAGATGCCGAACCAGAAGCGCGTGACCCTGCCGTTCTCGCGCCAGCAGATCGCCGACGTGCTTGGCCTGACAATCGAGACGGTCAGCCGCCAGTTCACCCGCCTCAAGAACGAGGGCATCATCGACTTGCCTTCGCGCCGCGATGTGACGATCCTCGACCTTGCGGCGCTGACGGCAGAGGCTGGCTGA